The Acutalibacter muris genomic sequence CCTGATTTCCGGGGGCTTTGTAACGGCGGGGGGAAAGGCTTTGGCCAAAAGCGCAAAGCTTTCCCCCGGGCAGGCCGTCACAGTGACTCTGCCCCCTTTGGCGGAGCCGGACGTTTTGCCGGAGGATATCCCCCTTGATATCGCCTATGAGGACGAGGACCTGCTGGTGGTAAATAAGCCCAAGGGCATGGTAGTGCACCCCGCGCCGGGGAACTATACCGGCACCCTGGTAAACGCCCTTGTGCACTACTGCGGGGAAAGCCTCTCCGGGATAAACGGCGTGCTGCGCCCGGGGATTGTGCACCGCATTGACAAGGATACCAGCGGCCTGCTCTTGGTGGCAAAGAACGACATGGCCCATAGGGGATTGGCCGGACAGATACAGGCCCACAGCCTCAAAAGGGAGTACCGGGCCGTGGTATATGGCGGCTTCAGGGAGGATAAGGGCACCGTGGACGCGCCCCTAGGCAGGAGCCCTGCCGACCGCAAGAAAATAGCGGTCCTTCATAACGCCCCGGGGGCCCGGGAAGCCGTTACGCATTTTTTCGTGGAGGAGCGGCTCCCGGGGTTCACCTATCTGCGCCTGCGGCTTGAGACGGGCCGCACCCATCAGATACGGGTGCACATGGCCTATACCGGCCACCCTGTGGCCGGGGACCCGGTGTACGGCCCTAAAAAGGTCATCACCGAGCTTCGGGGCCAGTGCCTTCACGCGGGGCTCTTGGGCTTTGTCCACCCCAGGACGGGGGAGTATGTCGAGCTTTCGGCAGAGCTGCCGGAATATTTCAGCAGGTTTTTACACAAGCTTCACAGTAAGGAGTATGAGCTATGATAGAGATACTGCCAATGCAGGACAGAGAGAGGGAGAGGGAGATTCTCAAGGGGATAAAAGGCGCGGGACCCCAGGCAAGGGTACTGGCTATGTGCGAGCGGGGACAGACTCTCGGCACAGCGGCGCTGGAGCTGGAGGGCTCTGTGCTGCGCATCTTACAGCTGACTGCGGAGGACTATGATTTTTCAGAAGCGCCCAGAGGTGAGACCGTGTTCCTTCTTGACTCACTTATGCGTTCCGCCGCGTCATATGGGGAGAATTTCGGGGCCGTAAGCATCGAGACGGCTTTCCCGGATTTCTTTGGCTTTTTCAGGGCCAGGGGCTTTGACTGCGACGACACCCATGCTTTTACGCCCATGAGCACTATTGTAAAATACGAGTTCCACTGACCTGATACCTGCGGCCCTTGCAGAGGGACCCGCGGGTTTTTTCTTAAAAAAGTATGAAATCTTTGAAAATCAGTTGCATTGAAGCCTTGGAAATGGTAAAATTTCTTGGTTAGGGGTTTATAGTAAAACAGACAGAAGGAGAACCGCAGATATGCTAAAAAGTATGACAGGCTATGGCAGAGGAGAGGGTATAGTAGAAACGCGGCATATCGTGTTCGAGCTAAAGTCCGTGAACCATAAATTTTTCGAGATTAATCCCAGGGTCACAAGGGGATACCAGTTTTTAGAGGACAGGCTCAAGACCTATCTGCACGAGCGCATATCAAGGGGCAAGGTGGACCTGTTTTTACAGATAGAGAACCTTGGGGAGTCGTCGGTGGAGGTAGGGGTAAACCACTCCCTGGCGGCGGGGTACTATAGGGCGCTTTCGGAATTGCAGGAGCGCTACAGCCTTCCCGAC encodes the following:
- a CDS encoding RluA family pseudouridine synthase, whose product is MVQAGEELTLIVEDASLRLDKLLAQRLEGMSRSALQNLISGGFVTAGGKALAKSAKLSPGQAVTVTLPPLAEPDVLPEDIPLDIAYEDEDLLVVNKPKGMVVHPAPGNYTGTLVNALVHYCGESLSGINGVLRPGIVHRIDKDTSGLLLVAKNDMAHRGLAGQIQAHSLKREYRAVVYGGFREDKGTVDAPLGRSPADRKKIAVLHNAPGAREAVTHFFVEERLPGFTYLRLRLETGRTHQIRVHMAYTGHPVAGDPVYGPKKVITELRGQCLHAGLLGFVHPRTGEYVELSAELPEYFSRFLHKLHSKEYEL